The bacterium genome includes the window AAGGCGCTCTACGATCCCTGGGCCGCGCGCGACAAGGCGGACGAGCACGCGGGCAACTTCCTCTTCAACCGCGAGCGGCAGCTCGAGGAGCTCGCCGGCCGCATGGAGCGGCCGCCGCTGGTGGTGGCGCCCTACGACGCAGAGCTCTTCGGGCACTGGTGGTACGAGGGCCCGCGCTTCCTCGAGTCCTTCATCCGCAAGGTGGCCTACGACACGGGGGTCTTCCACCTCGTCAGCCCGGGCGACGTGCTCAGCGAGCAGCCGGTCAACCAGCGCGCGACGCCGGGCTTCTCGAGTTGGGGCTACAAGGGCTACTGCGAGTTCTGGCTCAACGGCAGCAACGACTGGATCTACCGCCACCTGCACCAGGCGCAGGAGCGCATGACGCGCCTGGCCGATGCCGAGGGCCCGCAGGGCGGCCACCTCAAGCCACGCCTGCTCGCCCAGGCCGGCCGCGAGCTGCTGCTCGCGCAGAGCAGCGACTGGGCCTTCATCATGAAGACGGGCACCGTCGTCGAGTACGCCGAGAAGCGGACCAAGGAGCACCTGCACCGCTTCCACGCGCTGGCCGACATGCTCGAAGGCGCGCCCCTGGACGAGGGGCGCCTCGCCGACTTCGAGTCCCGCGACAACATCTTTCACGCCATCGACTGGCGGCACTGGCGCAGCCGCCCGGGCGACGTCCTCGCCGCCGGGGCCGTGCGCATGCCCGCCGCCGGCTGATCGCCACCGCTGAGAGGGGACGCCGTGGTCAGGAGCATGACGGGATTCGGCGGCGCGCGCCGCGCCGCGGCGGGCTTCGAGATCCAGGTGGAGCTGCGCTCCGTCAACAACCGCTTCTTCGACCTCCAGCTGCGCGTGCCCCGGGAACTGAGCTTCCTCGAGGGCGAGATCCTCGAGCGCTGCCGGGCCCGGCAGCTGCGCGGGCGCGTCACGGCGCAGATCGGCTTCGAGCGCGCGCCCGGCGCGGCGCGCCCGCAGCTGGACGGCGAAGTGCTGGCTGCCTACCTCGAAGCCGCCGAGCGCCTCCGCCGCGAGCACGGTTTCCCGGCGCCGGGCAGCGCCGCCGAGTTCCTCGCCCTGCCCGAGCTCTTCACTGCCCGCGGCAGCGAGCCCGACCGCGAGCTGCTCTCGCGTCTCGCCGGCGAGGCCCTCGATGAGGCCCTCGACGCCCTCGCGGCGATGAAGGCGCGCGAGGGCGCGGCGCTCGCCGAGGAGCTGCGCGGGCGCATCGGCGTCGTCCGGGCGGCGCTGGGCCGCATCGAGGTCGCCCTGCCCGACGTGCGGGCCGCCCTCAAGGCGGGCCTGCACGCGCGCGTCGCCGAACTGCTCGGCGAGGTGCCGGTCGATCCGCAGCGTCTGGCGCAGGAACTGGCGATCCTCGTCGACCGCGGCGATGTCACCGAGGAAACGGTGCGCCTGGCCAGCCACCTCGAGCAATTCTCGGCCGCGCTCAGCGATGGCGGCGAGGTGGCCAAGAAGCTGGGCTTCTTGCTGCAGGAGATCCTGCGCGAGGCGAACACGATCGGCTCGAAGGCGCAGGCGCTGGGGATCATCCAGGAAGTGCTGTTGATCAAGGAAGAGACGGAGAAGATCCGCGAGCAGATCCAGAACATCGAGTGACGCACGACACCCGCGCACACGGTTCGCCCTGTCCGCCCGACCTCGAGCAGAGGGGTCTGGCCGTCGTCGTCTCCGGCCCTTCCGGCGCCGGCAAGACGACGCTGATCAAGCACCTGATGCTGCGCCATCCGCAGAGCTACTTCTCGATCAGCGCGACGACCCGCACTCCCCGCGGCGAGGAGATCGACGGCGTCGACTACCGCTTCCTCGGCCGCGAGGCCTTCCTCGCGCTGCGCGATGCCGGCGGCCTGCTCGAGTGGGCCGAGGTCCACGGCGAGTTCTACGGCACGCCGCGCGGGGAGGTCTGTCCCTACCTGCAGGACGGCCGGCACGTCTTCCTCGACATCGACGTGCAGGGCGCCCTCTCGGTGCAGCGGGCCCTGCCCGAGCAATCCTGGCTGCTCTTCGTCGTGCCGCCGGACATGGCACTGCTCTCGGCGCGCCTGCGCGGGCGCGGCACCGATGCCGAGGCCGTGATCGCCCGCCGCCTCGCGAACGCGCTCGGCGAGCTGGCGATGCTGCCTCGCTTCGACGCCGTGGTGGTGAACGAGGAGCTGAGCGCCGCCGTCGAGCGGGCGCGGCTGCTCCTCGCGAGCCGCGAGCGCAACGCCGCCGCCTGGCTCGCCGACGGCGGCCGCGACTTTCTCCAGCGGGTTTTCGGGGTCGCGGTCTAGATTTCACATGTGCTTGTTAGAATGTAAGTTAGCTCGTTTTTTCTTGTGTTTTTCCGCTGCGCTTGCTACCTTACCGGCTCCCGCGCGAACCCCCTTCACCGGCAGTCAGGAGTGCGCAATGGGCTTCGTCTCGATCGAGAGAGTCACGCAACGCATCACCAACAAGTACGAAGCGGTGCTGGTCGCGGCCAAGGAAGCGCGCGTGCAGAACAGCATCGCCCAGCTCAAGGACCTCGATCCGAACTCCGCCTACCCGAAGATCACCTCGCTCTCGCTGCAACGGCTGATCGAGGGCAAGATCCGCTACTCCTACGGCGAGCTCGAGACCCCGCCCCCTTCGCCCGAGACCGAACAGCTGGATCTCGAAGAAGGCGCGTAGCGCGATGGCGGCCGACGCGCCCAGTCCCCTCGCGGGCCTGCGCATCGTCCTCGGCATCTCGGGCGGCATCGCCGCCTACAAGGCGGCCGCGCTCGTCCGCCTCCTGCGCAGGGCGGAGGCGGAAGTCGTCGTCGTGATGACCGAGGCCGCCACGCACTTCATCGGCCCGCTCACGCTCGCCACGCTCAGCGGCAAGCCCGTGGTCACCAGCCTCTGGGAGCGCGTGAGCGACGACTCGCTGCCCAGCGACGTCGAGCACATCGGTCTCGTCAAGTGGGCCGACTTCGCCATCCTCGCGCCGGCGACGATGAACACCCTCGGCGAGCTGGCCCGCGGCCTGGCCGACGATGCCGTCACCACCTTCTTCGGCGCCTACCCGCCCGCGCGCTCGCTGCTCGCGCCGGCGATGAACGGCGGCATGTGGCGCAACCCGGCGACGCAGAAGAACGTCCGCCTGCTGCGCGCCCGCGGCTACCTGGTCACCGGGCCGGGGCGCGGCGAGCTGGCCTGCGGCGACGAGGACGAAGGCCGTATGGCCGAGCCCGAGCAACTCCTCAACGCGCTCGCCGGTCTCATCAAGCACGGCCCCCTGGCCGGGCGGCGCGTGCTCGTCACGGCCGGCCCCACGCGCGAGTGGATCGACGCCGTGCGTTACCTCAGCAACGCCTCCACCGGAACGATGGGCCTGGCCATCGCCGAGGCGGCGCGCGGGCTCGGCGGGCGCGTCACCCTCGTCGCCGGACCGGGCGTGGCGGCGGCGCACCCGGCGATCCGCCGCGTCGACGTCGAGAGCGCGGCCGAGATGGCGGCCGCCGTCTACGCCGAGGCCGCCGATGCCGAGCTGACCGTGATGGCCGCTGCAGTTGCCGACTGGC containing:
- a CDS encoding guanylate kinase codes for the protein MTHDTRAHGSPCPPDLEQRGLAVVVSGPSGAGKTTLIKHLMLRHPQSYFSISATTRTPRGEEIDGVDYRFLGREAFLALRDAGGLLEWAEVHGEFYGTPRGEVCPYLQDGRHVFLDIDVQGALSVQRALPEQSWLLFVVPPDMALLSARLRGRGTDAEAVIARRLANALGELAMLPRFDAVVVNEELSAAVERARLLLASRERNAAAWLADGGRDFLQRVFGVAV
- the rpoZ gene encoding DNA-directed RNA polymerase subunit omega, with the protein product MGFVSIERVTQRITNKYEAVLVAAKEARVQNSIAQLKDLDPNSAYPKITSLSLQRLIEGKIRYSYGELETPPPSPETEQLDLEEGA
- the coaBC gene encoding bifunctional phosphopantothenoylcysteine decarboxylase/phosphopantothenate--cysteine ligase CoaBC; amino-acid sequence: MAADAPSPLAGLRIVLGISGGIAAYKAAALVRLLRRAEAEVVVVMTEAATHFIGPLTLATLSGKPVVTSLWERVSDDSLPSDVEHIGLVKWADFAILAPATMNTLGELARGLADDAVTTFFGAYPPARSLLAPAMNGGMWRNPATQKNVRLLRARGYLVTGPGRGELACGDEDEGRMAEPEQLLNALAGLIKHGPLAGRRVLVTAGPTREWIDAVRYLSNASTGTMGLAIAEAARGLGGRVTLVAGPGVAAAHPAIRRVDVESAAEMAAAVYAEAADAELTVMAAAVADWRPVAAAAGKLKKAAGPPALALEPTEDILAGLAARGLGGQRVGFALETEQLAERARRKLEAKQLALVVANAIGEGAGFGSGDNTVLVVGPEGFERAYPRLDKRTLGRELVELFAERFFAVAKPLRP
- a CDS encoding YicC family protein, yielding MVRSMTGFGGARRAAAGFEIQVELRSVNNRFFDLQLRVPRELSFLEGEILERCRARQLRGRVTAQIGFERAPGAARPQLDGEVLAAYLEAAERLRREHGFPAPGSAAEFLALPELFTARGSEPDRELLSRLAGEALDEALDALAAMKAREGAALAEELRGRIGVVRAALGRIEVALPDVRAALKAGLHARVAELLGEVPVDPQRLAQELAILVDRGDVTEETVRLASHLEQFSAALSDGGEVAKKLGFLLQEILREANTIGSKAQALGIIQEVLLIKEETEKIREQIQNIE